Proteins from a genomic interval of Daphnia pulex isolate KAP4 chromosome 4, ASM2113471v1:
- the LOC124193173 gene encoding transcriptional regulator ATRX homolog isoform X2 has translation MFEDSSAEEYVGATCGLKDNGKPTASASKNSMAVTTGKSLVPFNQSSIIYDEETLMKMTDEELQFFENYKQANNAQMSSLKCTTCSCQLFLVNRDNIRIHPVLGVLVCKSCREFYSNGPFTKDENGHDEYCRWCAEGGMIICCDTCTNVFCKACLRRCLGRVNLLEITSSKCKWSCLVCNNLPLWSQRALCRMVMSAMKSTPGRKSLSRRSLQDTNVSSDPSIWLPAIISEAEKLATYCKALASKVGVSWSKECEEADGSSCHQQKDKVVNYCRKLRKAVVTTRLNMKLLEEKLVAKFEQNYGNTADIEVDQQESSILKQDSTPRAGKRLIVKIKNFREANSKQDYYAEVRESPPPHSATSNSTKDSPRKSICSLSSQATIPHCPSPLPTEEQSGDNSSSNEAEAQPNAAEKTRLPTVEDTLANDESVEFFDTFSELTESKPTEEDALQERQASLVEGDHKLSLEPFPVKFITTELNSHSPDMFAKTQSENDSDLEDSTKTVPLDHILPKGEVSNVNNDKVVIKQEAKISTTPSPTAGSARGVGTPSLAATGNKSFKSKLSRSTPTSKERTSTKVLPASNDEVIVNSTLRTSTPVTSQSSKSLKSSSSPEIDLNEKARLELLRESSDSDDSLAELKLSPRVKRTKKRRSIPLGLEDDPKLKAECAVVVNRITNLNEVLNGKESEESMLKKQVDRLVKSPIKIAVNSSTSELDDSDPGGFEKEADKPKKQYSKIKKSETKPFRLEDLDSSSSSSEIEATEQVTGITKLSTTSSIPDRNEAVRLALLAASDSDSDFDMDTQETENIPDEAPKSAEEKIIIECDLAMETDDIGIIELKEEVIGLSTDEEGAVKGSNLKTDKLLRMSIGDPDAESDTKKSQKGKEAKKEKKKTRERKKRRIQSDSDFQSSESEKEKKKRKKKRSSPSDEVSDDDDSSKDGKSKSKSRRRIKRAATSDSENSNDSDIEVLNESQRSEAGGSKGRKNIKKIMKDTNLKDETKAAAKEEEDRKRRIAERQRFYNEAFVGDMALINAQTHHLVLDFDPKTKEELVTVDKHIVTKLKPHQVKGVKFMWDACFESIERLKEHPGSGCILAHCMGLGKSLQVVTLVHTVLTNKACKVDRVLVVCPLSTVLNWVNEFNVWLPPNSDVEVYEMASAKGNSKDIRKYTLQSWLEGGGVMIIGYDMYRNLTNENNKKITKKERDVFTRSLVDPGPQLVVCDEGHLLKNEKTALSKAMNKIATRRRVVLTGTPLQNSLLEYHCMIQFVKPNLLGTVREFTNRFANPIKNGQAADSTDSDVRVMKRRAHVLHKMLEDSVQRFDYAVLTPFLPPKHEYVVSVKLSELQIKMYQYYLEYHAKGGPNHIGRGKGAGLFADFQELGRVWTHPKALLLAELNREAKAKNNSSDSEGSIADFIDDRGETPVSDDDGGVVCLDESGDEKEAAAGTKSNNFRMRTRAARGDQPPPEDELGVTTPMSSTWWSQFVQDEDMVKMEHSGKLILLMDILRQCELIGDKVLVFSQSLVSLNLIEEFLAAEDEQNEKNRASLASTDLKQDPIGTWRFNHDYFRLDGQTSAELRKNACNAFNNPSNLRSRLFLISTKAGGLGINLVAANRVIIFDASWNPSHDVQSIFRVYRFGQKKPCYIYRFLAQGTMEEKIYDRQVTKLSLSCRVVDEQQIERHFNSADLNELYIFEPDSHLRRPTPLLPKDRLLAELTIQRKDWIVTYHEHDSLLENKSEEELTEAERKAAWDDFENEKRGVNPMMGMMMNEMPGFMSMPGMPEILGGLAGRSVAGIPLSSIAAMIYNSNPGINQDEFLGRLRLTVDQLQNFSVQQAAAASAAAAAASAQSAALQQPGDAQRLLMQRQVAADQLKRQFGNTPQSPGLPGPSGLGASAPPRSRGRPTIGPHQRTDLYGLAPVIYNSATGSNQPAGPSGSNSVPKT, from the exons ATGTTTGAAGACTCTTCAGCGGAAGAGTATGTTGGAGCCACCTGTGGTTTGAAGGATAATGGAAAACCTACTGCCTCAGCTTCAAAAAATTCCATGGCAGTTACCACTGGAAAATCTTTAGTTCCATTTAATCAAAGTTCAATTATCTATGATGAAGAAACACTAATGAAAATGACTGACGAAGAGCTGCAATTCTTTGAGAATTACAAGCAGG CAAATAATGCTCAGATGTCATCATTGAAGTGTACCACTTGTTCGTGCCAGCTTTTCCTTGTCAATCGGGATAACATCAGAATCCACCCAGTTTTAGGTGTACTCGTGTGCAAA AGTTGTCGAGAATTTTACAGTAACGGCCCTTTTACCAAAGATGAAAACGGACATGATGAGTATTGCCGTTGGTGTGCCGAAGGCGGAATGATTATATGCTGCGATACCTGCACGAATGTGTTTTGCAAg GCATGCTTAAGACGTTGCTTAGGACGTGTGAATCTTCTAGAAATCACAAGCAGTAAGTGCAAGTGGAGTTGCTTAGTTTGCAACAATCTTCCCCTTTGGAGTCAAAGAGCGCTATGTAGAATGGTCATGTCAGCGATGAAATCAACTCCTGG tcgAAAGTCTTTGTCAAGGCGATCACTGCAGGACACGAATGTTTCGAGTGATCCTTCCATTTGGTTGCCAGCCATCATAAGTGAAGCAGAAAAGTTGGCCACGTACTGTAAGGCACTGGCATCAAAAGTGGGAGTCAGTTGGTCTAAAGAATGCGAAGAAGCCGATGGAAGTTCGTGTCACCAACAGAAAGACAAGGTCGTTAATTACTGCCGTAAACTTCGTAAAGCCGTCGTCACAACTCGCCTAAATATGAAGTTACTGGAGGAGAAGCTGGTTGCTAAATTTGAACAGAATTATGGCAACACCGCAGACATAGAGGTCGATCAACAGGAATCATCCATCTTAAAGCAGGATTCGACTCCAAGAGCCGGCAAGCGACTTAtagtgaaaattaaaaactttaGGGAAGCAAACAGCAAGCAAGATTACTATGCCGAAGTTCGGGAATCGCCACCTCCCCATTCGGCAACTTCAAATTCTACGAAAGATTCTCCTCGGAAATCTATTTGCTCCTTGAGCAGTCAAGCAACTATTCCACATTGCCCAAGTCCCTTACCAACAGAAGAACAGTCTGGGGACAACAGCTCATCAAATGAAGCTGAAGCACAACCCAACGCAGCTGAGAAGACCCGATTGCCAACAGTGGAAGATACTCTCGCAAATGATGAATCTGTCGAATTTTTCGATACGTTCTCAGAGCTTACTGAAAGTAAACCGACCGAAGAAGACGCTCTCCAAGAAAGGCAAGCTAGTTTAGTTGAAGGTGATCATAAGCTGTCTCTGGAACCATTTCCAGTCAAATTTATAACGACAGAGTTAAATTCGCATTCACCCGATATGTTCGCTAAGACCCAATCTGAAAATGATTCCGATCTTGAGGATTCCACAAAGACAGTTCCACTCGATCATATTTTGCCAAAAGGTGAGGTCAGTAATGTTAATAATGACAAAGTCGTTATCAAACAAGAAGCGAAAATTTCTACTACACCATCCCCCACTGCCGGCTCAGCAAGAGGTGTAGGCACCCCGTCTCTCGCAGCAACAGGAAATAAATCCTTCAAATCTAAACTCTCTAGAAGTACACCAACCTCAAAGGAACGCACCAGCACAAAAGTCTTGCCTGCATCGAACGATGAAGTCATTGTCAACTCAACATTGAGAACCTCAACACCAGTGACAAGTCAGAGCTCGAAATCTCTCAAATCGTCATCATCACCAGAAAtagatttgaatgaaaaggcAAGGCTAGAACTTTTAAGGGAATCCTCCGATTCAGACGACAGTCTCGCTGAATTGAAGCTCAGCCCTCGTGTAAAgagaacaaagaaaagaagaagcataCCGCTGGGGTTAGAGGACGATCCTAAGCTGAAAGCCGAATGCGCCGTCGTCGTCAATCGCATCACTAATTTG aacGAAGTGCTAAACGGAAAGGAATCGGAAGAATCGATGCTCAAAAAACAAGTCGACCGCCTAGTGAAAAGTCCGATAAAAATTGCAGTAAATAGCTCGACTTCTGAATTGGATGATTCCGATCCAGGGGGCTTTGAGAAAGAGGCAGATAAGCCTAAAAAACAGTACTCAAAgattaaaaaatctgaaacaaaACCTTTTCGGCTTGAAGATCTGGATTCATCATCTTCGTCCTCAGAGATTGAAGCAACTGAGCAAGTAACTGGAATAACCAAGTTGTCAACGACATCGTCGATTCCTGATCGCAACGAAGCCGTTCGTCTAGCTTTGTTAGCAGCTAGTGattcagattcagattttGATATGGACACCCAAGAAACTGAGAATATTCCAGACGAAGCTCCAAAatcagcagaagaaaaaataattatagaaTGTGATTTGGCGATGGAAACCGATGATATTGGAATAATTgagttaaaagaagaagtcatCGGTCTAAGCACAGATGAAGAAGGTGCTGTCAAAGGCTCGAATCTCAAAACTGATAAGCTATTGCGTATGTCAATTGGTGATCCCGATGCCGAATCTGACACGAAGAAATCACAGAAAGGCAAGgaagccaagaaagaaaaaaagaagactagAGAAAGGAAGAAGCGGCGCATTCAATCAGACTCAGATTTTCAATCTTcagaatcagaaaaagaaaagaagaagcggaagaagaagcgtTCAAGCCCATCGGATGAAGTTTCGGATGATGACGACTCTAGCAAAGATGGAAAATCTAAATCCAAATCACGTCGTCGAATCAAGAGAGCCGCTACAAGTGACTCCGAGAACTCAAACGATTCAGATATTGAGGTTCTGAACGAATCCCAGCGATCGGAAGCTGGCGGATCGAAAGgcaggaaaaatatcaaaaagatCATGAAAGACACAAACCTTAAG GATGAAACTAAAGCCGctgccaaagaagaagaagatcgcAAAAGGCGTATAGCTGAGCGTCAAAGGTTCTACAATGAAGCCTTTGTTGGTGATATGGCCCTTATCAATGCGCAGACCCACCACCTGGTCTTAGATTTCGACCCTAAAACCAAAGAGGAACTCGTTACGGTGGACAAACATATCGTCACCAAACTGAAGCCTCATCAGGTCAAGGGTGTAAAGTTCATGTGGGATGCTTGCTTCGAATCCATCGAGAGACTCAAGGAGCATCCTGGCTCTGGATGTATTTTGGCCCATTGCATGGGTTTGGGTAAAAGTCTTCAAGTCGTCACGTTGGTGCACACGGTCCTTACAAACAAAGCATGCAAG GTTGATCGTGTGCTAGTAGTCTGTCCTCTTAGCACAGTCCTAAACTGGGTCAACGAGTTTAACGTATGGCTTCCGCCAAATTCAGATGTTGAAGTGTACGAAATGGCAAGCGCCAAGGGTAATAGTAAAGATATCCGAAAGTACACGCTACAGAGTTGGCTGGAAGGTGGAGGGGTCATGATCATTGGTTACGATATGTATCGCAACCTAACTAacgagaacaacaaaaaaatcacaaaaaaagagcGCGACGTGTTCACACGCTCTCTAGTGGATCCTGGGCCGCAACTCGTTGTATGCGATGAGGGCCATTTACTGAAAAATGAGAAGACAGCTCTGTCCAAGGCAATGAACAAGATCGCTACTAGAAGAAGAGTGGTCTTGACAGGCACTCCGCTCCAGAATAGCTTGCTAGAATATCACTGCATGATTCAGTTCGTCAAACCTAATCTACTGGGAACAGTTAGGGAATTCACGAATCGATTTGCCAATCCCATTAAAAACGGACAGGCTGCCGACTCGACTGACTCTGACGTACGGGTTATGAAACGACGAGCCCACGTATTGCACAAAATGCTCGAag attCCGTGCAACGATTCGATTACGCCGTTCTGACTCCATTCTTGCCTCCTAAGCACGAATACGTCGTGTCAGTGAAGTTGTCGGAACTACAGATCAAGATGTACCAGTATTACCTGGAGTATCATGCCAAGGGTGGTCCGAATCATATCGGTCGCGGAAAAGGAGCTGGACTCTTTGCCGATTTCCAGGAATTGGGGCGAGTTTGGACGCATCCCAAAGCGTTGCTGTTGGCAGAACTTAATCGTGAAGCTAAAgcaaaaaacaacagcagtGATTCTGAAGGTTCAATAGCGGATTTCATTGACGACCGAGGAGAAACACCCGTGAGCGACGATGACGGCGGCGTTGTTTGTTTGGATGAAAGTGGcgatgaaaaagaagccg CGGCAGGAACTAAATCAAACAACTTTAGAATGAGAACGCGTGCTGCCCGTGGAGATCAGCCTCCGCCAGAAGATGAATTAGGCGTGACTACTCCAATGTCTAGCACCTGGTGGTCACAATTCGTCCAAGACGAGGACATGGTCAAAATGGAACACAGTGGCAAGCTCATACTTCTCATGGATATTCTTCGTCAGTGCGAGCTCATTGGTGATAAGGTCCTGGTTTTCAGCCAGTCCCTTGTTTCGTTAAATTTGATCGAGGAATTCCTCGCAGCCGAGGACGagcaaaatgagaaaaatcgGGCGAGCTTGGCAAGCACCGAt TTAAAACAGGATCCTATTGGGACATGGCGTTTCAATCACGACTACTTCCGATTAGATGGACAGACTTCAGCGGAGCTGCGTAAAAACGCATGCAATGCTTTCAACAATCCCTCCAATCTTCGTTCTCGACTGTTTCTTATTTCAACTAAAGCCGGTGGCTTGGGAATCAATCTGGTTGCAGCGAATCGTGTCATAATTTTTGACGCCTCGTGGAATCCCTCGCACGACGTGCAAAGTATTTTCCGCGTTTATCG GTTTGGGCAAAAGAAACCTTGCTATATTTATCGTTTTTTGGCTCAAGGCACCATGGAGGAGAAAATTTACGATCGCCAG gTTACGAAACTATCATTATCGTGCCGAGTTGTCGATGAGCAACAAATCGAACGCCATTTCAACTCAGCGGATCTTAACGAGTTATATATCTTCGAACCTGATAGCCATTTACGTCGACCGACTCCCCTTCTACCGAAAGATCGTCTTCTGGCTGAGCTCACTATCCAAAGAAAGGACTGGATCGTTACTTACCACGAACATGACTCGCTTCTCGAAAACAAGTCCGAAGAAGAACTGACGGAAGCCGAGCGCAAAGCCGCTTGGGATGActttgaaaatgagaaacgcGGCGTAAACCCTATGATGGGcatgatgatgaatgaaatgCCTGGTTTTATGAGTATGCCTGGAATGCCAGAAATTTTAGGAGGACTCGCCGGACGATCGGTTGCTGGTATTCCACTGAGTAGCATAGCGGCTATGATCTACAACTCTAATCCTGGGATTAATCAGGACGAGTTCCTTGGAAGGCTTCGATTGACA gTTGATCAACTTCAAAACTTTTCTGTCCAGCAAGCAGCTGCCGCTTCAGCCGCCGCAGCCGCTGCTTCCGCTCAGTCTGCAGCATTACAGCAACCCGGTGATGCTCAAAGATTACTAATGCAGCGCCAAGTAGCTGCTGACCAGCTCAAACGCCAATTTGGTAATACTCCGCAATCACCAGGCTTACCAG GACCCAGTGGTTTAGGCGCATCAGCTCCACCAAGATCTCGCGGGAGGCCTACCATAGGCCCACACCAGCGAACAGATTTGTATGGACTGGCCCCTGTTATTTACAACTCTGCTACAGGATCGAATCAACCAGCAGGACCGAGTG gATCTAATTCTGTACCTAAAACGTAA